From the Perognathus longimembris pacificus isolate PPM17 chromosome 9, ASM2315922v1, whole genome shotgun sequence genome, one window contains:
- the Cenpw gene encoding centromere protein W isoform X1, giving the protein MALSTTVFQRRPTKRKAPRAFLRGVFKKQKPHLRLEACSDLLVHLNCLLFVQRLAEESRANACEKKCGIISKDHVLAAAKVILKKSKG; this is encoded by the exons ATGGCCCTCTCCACCACAGTCTTCCAGAGGAGGCCCACGAAGCGCAAGGCTCCCCGCGCCTTTCTCAGGGGCGTCTTCAAGAAACAGAAGCCTCACCTTCGTTTGGAGGCGTGCAGCGACTTGCTG GTTCATTTGAACTGTTTATTGTTTGTCCAACGATTAGCAGAAGAATCCAGGGCTAATGCTTGTGAGAAAAAGTGTGGAATCATTAGCAAGGATCATGTTCTGGCTGCAGCAAAG GTAATTCTAAAGAAGAGCAAAGGTTAG
- the Cenpw gene encoding centromere protein W isoform X2, protein MALSTTVFQRRPTKRKAPRAFLRGVFKKQKPHLRLEACSDLLKNPGLMLVRKSVESLARIMFWLQQR, encoded by the exons ATGGCCCTCTCCACCACAGTCTTCCAGAGGAGGCCCACGAAGCGCAAGGCTCCCCGCGCCTTTCTCAGGGGCGTCTTCAAGAAACAGAAGCCTCACCTTCGTTTGGAGGCGTGCAGCGACTTGCTG AAGAATCCAGGGCTAATGCTTGTGAGAAAAAGTGTGGAATCATTAGCAAGGATCATGTTCTGGCTGCAGCAAAGGTAA